Proteins encoded in a region of the Clostridium butyricum genome:
- a CDS encoding MFS transporter: protein MKRKITFMNMIGYACINFLGSGSQAIISAFLMFFYTQCCDIDPLKAGSIFTITRLMDAVLNPLVGSISDNFGKTAIGKRFGRRRSFTLIGIPLVIVIFPILWTTGHSFSFYFVMNLIWELTFTLVVVTGTTLPAEMATSAADKTKLVSAKQYFGQFSSGIATAFPAFFAARMGDDNPRAYFFAGVTYAAIMVLSLVVFYAFTFERDPKDVHVTETKSFAETMKKMLADIPSAMQIKSFRLHSAMMLLIGIYKNLAAGVFTYFVVYCLSLSKVEAGYITGASQIISIVAVTVTIGLCYKFGGPKAFNYGAAVVCITCLGFVGLTKFEGSSMLVTMLVVVAVANFMGRAALDYIPVFQLPFMADIDEAVTMQRREGIFTGTNGLLSKVAGAVESFLLGVILQYSGFIKGEAVQPQSAVTTITIMTVAVPMILLFVCFLAARRLKLTKESHKLLVDEVNRIKAGGDKAAVTPEAKKAIEELTGYAYENCFGNNNVGYHEKTALNS, encoded by the coding sequence ATGAAAAGAAAAATAACTTTTATGAATATGATTGGTTATGCATGTATAAATTTTTTAGGTAGTGGATCTCAAGCAATTATTTCAGCGTTCTTAATGTTTTTCTATACTCAATGTTGTGATATTGATCCGCTTAAGGCAGGTTCAATATTTACGATTACAAGATTAATGGATGCTGTGTTAAATCCATTAGTTGGATCTATAAGTGATAACTTTGGTAAAACTGCAATTGGTAAACGATTTGGTAGAAGAAGATCATTTACATTGATAGGTATTCCTTTAGTAATTGTAATTTTCCCAATATTATGGACAACAGGTCATTCGTTCTCATTCTACTTTGTAATGAATTTAATTTGGGAATTAACATTTACATTAGTAGTAGTTACGGGTACAACATTACCAGCAGAAATGGCTACTAGTGCAGCTGATAAAACAAAACTTGTATCTGCAAAACAATATTTTGGACAATTTTCAAGTGGTATAGCTACTGCATTCCCAGCATTCTTTGCAGCAAGAATGGGTGATGATAATCCAAGAGCTTATTTCTTTGCAGGTGTTACTTATGCTGCAATAATGGTGTTATCTTTAGTAGTGTTCTATGCATTTACTTTTGAAAGAGATCCTAAAGATGTTCATGTAACTGAAACTAAGAGTTTTGCTGAAACAATGAAGAAAATGCTTGCAGATATTCCTTCAGCAATGCAAATAAAATCATTCAGATTACATTCTGCAATGATGCTATTAATAGGTATTTACAAAAACCTTGCAGCTGGTGTATTCACTTATTTTGTTGTGTATTGTTTAAGTTTATCAAAAGTAGAAGCAGGATATATTACAGGTGCTTCACAAATAATTTCTATAGTAGCAGTTACAGTTACTATTGGATTGTGTTATAAATTTGGTGGACCAAAAGCATTTAATTATGGTGCAGCTGTTGTTTGTATAACTTGCTTAGGATTTGTTGGATTAACTAAATTTGAAGGTTCTTCAATGTTAGTAACTATGCTAGTTGTAGTTGCTGTTGCAAACTTCATGGGAAGGGCTGCTTTAGATTATATTCCAGTATTCCAATTACCATTTATGGCTGATATTGATGAAGCAGTTACTATGCAGAGAAGAGAAGGAATATTTACTGGAACTAACGGTTTATTATCAAAAGTTGCAGGAGCTGTTGAATCATTCTTATTAGGTGTTATATTACAATATTCAGGCTTTATTAAAGGTGAAGCTGTACAGCCACAATCAGCTGTAACAACTATTACAATAATGACAGTTGCGGTTCCAATGATATTATTATTTGTATGCTTCTTAGCAGCTAGAAGATTAAAATTAACTAAAGAATCTCATAAATTATTAGTTGATGAAGTTAATAGAATTAAAGCAGGTGGAGATAAAGCAGCTGTTACTCCAGAGGCTAAGAAAGCTATAGAAGAATTAACTGGATATGCTTATGAAAACTGTTTTGGTAACAATAATGTTGGATATCATGAAAAAACAGCACTTAATTCATAA
- a CDS encoding DMT family transporter, whose product MKLSKRLKAICFMILSSIFFTTMNLLSKLASDVSLYQKAFISNSIAFLIIAIVMLKNNISFFGRKENRKHLNIRGLCGTLSLACLYYTLDHMILSDATMLSKLGPSFAVLFGCIFLKDKINKKQVLFLILTLAGSILIIKPSFSFSIIPSLIGLCGAACAGTAFTMIRLIGDKENKFTIIFYNIFFACIASLPFIFINISNFKNKESVVFMILAGFCIAFGQISLTLAYKNAPASSIAMYDYVGLIVSALYGLVLFKEIPDILSILGYIIISGSALVNFFITQKESP is encoded by the coding sequence ATGAAGTTAAGCAAAAGATTAAAAGCAATCTGCTTTATGATACTATCATCAATATTTTTTACGACAATGAACCTTTTAAGCAAACTTGCTTCTGATGTCTCTCTTTATCAGAAAGCTTTTATTTCTAACAGTATAGCTTTTTTAATAATAGCTATTGTAATGCTAAAGAACAACATATCTTTTTTCGGAAGAAAAGAAAACCGTAAACATCTTAACATAAGAGGTTTATGTGGTACTTTATCACTAGCTTGTTTGTATTATACACTAGACCATATGATTCTATCAGATGCCACAATGCTTTCAAAACTCGGACCATCTTTTGCTGTATTGTTTGGATGCATATTTTTAAAAGATAAAATTAACAAAAAACAAGTTTTATTTCTCATTTTGACTCTGGCTGGTTCTATTTTAATAATAAAACCAAGTTTCTCTTTCAGCATAATTCCATCATTAATCGGTTTATGCGGAGCTGCTTGTGCTGGAACTGCATTTACAATGATACGATTAATAGGCGACAAAGAAAATAAATTTACTATTATTTTTTATAATATATTTTTTGCTTGTATAGCAAGCTTACCTTTTATATTTATAAATATTAGTAATTTTAAAAATAAAGAATCAGTTGTATTCATGATCCTTGCAGGATTTTGTATTGCTTTTGGACAGATCAGCCTTACGCTAGCATATAAAAATGCACCTGCTTCAAGTATTGCTATGTATGATTATGTAGGATTAATTGTTTCTGCTCTTTACGGACTCGTTCTCTTTAAAGAAATTCCTGATATTTTATCTATTTTAGGATATATAATAATTTCAGGAAGCGCACTTGTTAACTTTTTTATTACTCAAAAAGAATCTCCATAA
- a CDS encoding pyridoxamine kinase, with protein sequence MKKPIKRAAVIHDLCGVGKAALTNIIPVLSTMEIETCPIPTIILSSHTGGLGKPVTIKLDNYIEKAMNHYNELDLNFEGIFIGYLGSIKNVEECINYFENIEMKEESIVIFDPIFGDNGGYYSNFNKSYSDKLREVIKFAQIITPNYTEACLLAGEEIHECLEKNDLYSICRKLSGFGCNKIIITSVPLGKGDLIGTVVYDNEYDSIDIIESLKQEKSYPGTGDIFTSVLLGNLMNGIELLKSCECSCAFVEKCMKISSQYDYPSKEGVLLEKCLKYLRC encoded by the coding sequence ATGAAAAAGCCAATAAAAAGAGCGGCAGTCATACATGATTTATGTGGTGTTGGAAAAGCGGCACTTACAAATATAATACCAGTTTTATCAACAATGGAAATTGAAACATGTCCAATTCCAACTATAATATTATCTTCTCATACAGGTGGACTTGGAAAACCAGTAACTATAAAATTAGATAATTATATTGAAAAAGCTATGAATCATTATAATGAACTTGATTTAAACTTTGAAGGTATTTTTATAGGTTATTTAGGTAGTATTAAGAATGTAGAAGAATGTATAAACTATTTTGAAAATATAGAAATGAAAGAAGAGTCAATAGTTATATTTGATCCTATTTTTGGAGATAATGGGGGGTATTATAGCAATTTTAATAAAAGTTATTCAGATAAATTAAGAGAAGTAATTAAATTTGCACAAATAATAACTCCTAATTATACAGAAGCATGTTTATTAGCAGGAGAAGAAATTCATGAATGCTTAGAAAAAAATGATTTATATAGTATATGTAGAAAACTATCAGGTTTTGGATGTAACAAAATAATAATAACAAGTGTACCACTAGGCAAGGGGGATTTAATTGGAACCGTTGTATATGATAATGAATATGATTCTATTGACATAATAGAAAGTTTAAAACAAGAAAAAAGTTATCCAGGAACAGGTGATATTTTCACATCTGTTCTATTAGGGAATTTGATGAATGGAATAGAGCTGTTGAAGAGTTGTGAATGTTCGTGCGCGTTTGTGGAAAAGTGCATGAAAATAAGTAGCCAATATGATTATCCTAGTAAAGAGGGGGTATTGCTTGAAAAATGCCTAAAATACTTACGTTGTTAA
- the kduD gene encoding 2-dehydro-3-deoxy-D-gluconate 5-dehydrogenase KduD, producing the protein MSEELRSFSMDFFSLKGKVAIVTGGNKGLGQAYAIALAKAGANVIIPTHGKEWDETRKLIEETGRQVTFIQGDITSREDRENIIRISMQVYGKIDILVNNAGTIKRAPLLEYKEEDWNAVIDINLNSLYFLSQDVAKIMAEQGSGKIINIASMLSFQGGKFVPPYTASKHGVAGITKAFANELACKNIQVNAIAPGYVKTANTKQIRDDEKRNKEILDRIPAERWAEPFDLMGAVVFLASRASDYINGHILTVDGGWLVR; encoded by the coding sequence ATGAGTGAAGAATTAAGAAGTTTTTCAATGGACTTTTTTTCGTTAAAAGGAAAAGTGGCCATAGTAACAGGTGGAAATAAGGGGTTAGGACAAGCGTATGCAATAGCCTTGGCTAAAGCAGGAGCAAATGTTATAATTCCAACTCATGGAAAGGAGTGGGATGAAACAAGAAAACTCATAGAAGAGACAGGAAGACAAGTTACATTTATTCAAGGTGACATAACAAGCAGAGAAGATAGAGAGAATATAATAAGAATTTCAATGCAAGTTTATGGGAAAATAGATATTTTAGTTAACAATGCCGGCACAATAAAACGAGCACCTCTTTTAGAATATAAAGAAGAGGATTGGAATGCAGTAATAGATATAAATTTAAATTCTTTATATTTTTTAAGTCAAGATGTTGCAAAAATAATGGCAGAACAAGGCAGTGGAAAGATTATTAATATTGCATCAATGCTTTCTTTTCAAGGCGGAAAGTTTGTACCTCCATATACGGCAAGTAAACATGGTGTTGCAGGAATTACAAAGGCTTTTGCTAATGAACTAGCATGCAAAAACATACAAGTTAATGCAATAGCGCCTGGGTACGTAAAAACAGCTAATACAAAGCAAATAAGAGATGACGAAAAGAGAAATAAAGAAATACTAGATAGGATTCCAGCAGAAAGATGGGCTGAGCCTTTTGACTTGATGGGAGCCGTAGTATTTTTAGCAAGTAGAGCATCTGATTATATAAATGGACATATACTTACAGTTGATGGCGGTTGGCTTGTAAGATAA
- a CDS encoding glycoside hydrolase family 88/105 protein, protein MKDYAKWMADSVIARKTDLTSYWAYEFGLTLDGIAEVWKQTKDSKYFEYIKECMDTFVNEDGTIRGYSVDEYNIDHLNNGKILLTIYQETHEEKYRKALELLRTQIAKHPRTKEGVFWHKEIYPEQIWLDGLYMGATFYAKYVNEFGDVSEFDDIAKQFIIARNHTIDPNSGLLYHAYDDAREQPWADKETGLSKHFWSRSMGWFVMALVDTLEELPEDNKYKNEILQIFNDTMNALIKVADKDAHVWYQVLDCGDRKGNYLEASGSSMIAYALFKGVRLGYLPEELREFAKESYRGLIDEFILETPLGLINLNKICFVAGLGGKDNCHGKRDGSFSYYISEPIVCNEPKGLGPFILAASEANLL, encoded by the coding sequence ATGAAAGATTATGCAAAGTGGATGGCTGATTCAGTCATTGCTAGAAAAACTGATTTAACTAGTTACTGGGCTTATGAATTTGGGTTAACTTTAGATGGTATAGCAGAGGTTTGGAAACAAACTAAAGATTCCAAGTATTTTGAATATATTAAAGAGTGTATGGATACTTTTGTAAATGAAGATGGCACAATAAGAGGATATAGTGTTGATGAATATAATATTGATCATTTAAATAATGGAAAGATATTATTAACAATATATCAAGAAACTCATGAAGAAAAATATAGAAAAGCATTAGAGTTATTAAGAACTCAAATAGCTAAACATCCAAGGACAAAAGAAGGAGTGTTCTGGCATAAAGAAATTTATCCTGAACAAATATGGCTAGATGGTTTATATATGGGAGCAACTTTCTATGCGAAGTATGTAAACGAATTCGGAGATGTTTCAGAATTTGATGATATTGCAAAACAATTTATAATTGCAAGAAATCATACAATAGATCCTAATTCAGGACTATTATATCATGCTTATGATGATGCTAGAGAACAACCATGGGCTGATAAAGAAACTGGTTTATCAAAGCATTTTTGGTCAAGATCTATGGGATGGTTTGTAATGGCTCTTGTTGATACATTAGAAGAATTGCCAGAAGATAATAAATATAAAAATGAAATTTTACAGATATTTAATGATACAATGAATGCATTAATTAAGGTTGCTGACAAGGATGCACACGTTTGGTATCAAGTACTTGATTGTGGTGATAGAAAAGGAAATTATCTTGAAGCATCAGGTTCTTCAATGATTGCATATGCACTATTTAAGGGAGTAAGACTTGGATATTTACCAGAAGAATTGAGAGAGTTTGCTAAGGAATCATATAGAGGGTTAATTGATGAATTTATATTAGAAACTCCTCTTGGATTAATTAATCTTAATAAAATATGCTTTGTAGCTGGTCTTGGAGGAAAGGATAACTGCCATGGTAAGAGAGATGGATCTTTTTCATACTATATCAGTGAACCTATAGTTTGTAATGAACCAAAGGGGCTTGGACCATTTATCTTAGCTGCATCTGAAGCTAATTTACTGTAA
- a CDS encoding glycoside hydrolase family 28 protein, protein MFKEFEWNQKLYDSIEKKVNENIINFENMDKYNIEDEKYKKFISNVEEVYLTHPDGPYKGDKKELKNDKEYISKSLIKNIQIVKYYGDVIQKAIDDANKNGGGKVIIPGGTKEEPKIYYSGSITLKSNVELYIEENAIIKFLRNKSNRFYPLVYTRWEGVEMMNFSPFIYSYEAENIAISGKGVLDGCADEFNWMPWKFGYFNEEDQQIQRERLFNLGQENACVRTRRIFNDEISTIRPPFIQPYKSKNILIKDITILNSPFWEVNPVLCENIKIDSITVDSHLYNNDGVDPESCRDMIIENCHFTTGDDCIAIKSGRNNEGRNIGVPSQNIIIRNNKFEDGHGGITIGSEISGGVNDIFAHDNYFDSSELDYPIRFKTNAERGGKLENIYVKNSVVNKSKIAVIHADFFYEEGTNGNYMPILRNITLSNIKTVEGGSIDANNALFLKGFKDAPIENILIEDVYLNGVKGDAVLQNIKGIGFKNVSINNKRIDDKIIDVENDFRVKEYSFQ, encoded by the coding sequence ATGTTTAAAGAATTTGAGTGGAATCAAAAACTATATGATTCAATTGAAAAGAAAGTTAATGAAAATATAATAAACTTTGAAAATATGGACAAATATAATATTGAAGATGAAAAATATAAAAAATTTATTAGTAATGTTGAAGAAGTTTATCTTACACATCCAGATGGACCTTATAAAGGTGATAAAAAAGAACTTAAAAATGATAAAGAATATATAAGTAAATCTTTAATAAAAAATATACAGATTGTAAAATATTATGGTGATGTAATACAAAAGGCAATTGATGATGCCAATAAAAATGGTGGGGGAAAAGTTATAATTCCAGGAGGAACTAAAGAAGAACCTAAAATTTATTATAGTGGATCAATAACTTTAAAAAGCAATGTAGAACTTTATATTGAAGAAAATGCTATTATAAAATTTTTAAGAAATAAATCTAATAGATTTTATCCACTTGTATATACAAGATGGGAAGGCGTTGAAATGATGAACTTTTCCCCTTTTATATATAGCTATGAAGCTGAAAATATTGCTATAAGTGGAAAGGGCGTTCTTGATGGATGTGCAGATGAATTTAACTGGATGCCTTGGAAGTTTGGGTATTTTAATGAAGAAGATCAGCAGATTCAAAGGGAAAGATTATTTAATTTGGGTCAGGAAAATGCTTGTGTAAGAACAAGAAGAATATTCAATGATGAAATTTCAACAATAAGACCACCATTTATTCAGCCTTATAAATCAAAAAATATACTTATTAAGGATATAACAATTTTAAATTCACCATTTTGGGAAGTAAATCCTGTACTTTGTGAAAATATAAAAATAGATAGTATTACAGTTGATAGTCATTTATATAATAATGATGGTGTTGATCCTGAATCATGTAGAGATATGATAATTGAAAACTGTCATTTTACTACTGGTGATGATTGTATAGCAATAAAGTCAGGAAGAAATAATGAAGGAAGAAACATAGGTGTTCCTTCTCAAAACATAATAATTAGAAATAATAAGTTTGAAGATGGTCATGGGGGAATAACTATAGGAAGTGAAATTTCTGGAGGAGTAAATGATATATTTGCCCACGATAATTACTTTGATAGTTCAGAACTTGATTATCCAATCAGATTTAAGACCAATGCTGAAAGAGGAGGAAAGCTTGAAAATATTTATGTAAAGAACAGTGTGGTAAATAAATCTAAGATTGCAGTTATCCATGCAGATTTCTTCTATGAAGAAGGAACTAATGGAAATTATATGCCAATACTAAGAAATATTACTTTATCTAATATAAAAACTGTAGAAGGTGGAAGTATAGATGCAAATAATGCATTATTTTTAAAAGGGTTTAAAGATGCGCCAATTGAAAATATTTTAATTGAAGATGTATATTTAAATGGAGTTAAGGGTGATGCTGTATTACAGAATATAAAAGGAATTGGTTTTAAGAATGTGTCTATAAACAATAAAAGAATTGATGATAAGATTATAGATGTTGAAAATGATTTTAGAGTTAAGGAATATAGCTTTCAATAA
- a CDS encoding lactate utilization protein has translation MDEVKKWHNVCKAKEIVEILNKKHYKAQYVETIDEAKKLLFSMIEEGSSVALGGSTTLTQMNVVETLRNGNYKFFDRYQDLPFDPDIIEIHRKSLSADYLISSTNAITKNGELVNTDCTGNRIAPMIFGAKNVIIVSGVNKIVENLDSAMKRIREIAPMNAKRIKHETPCAELGYCVDCDCKKRMCNFTSIIHNGIKFEGRIKIIIIADECGY, from the coding sequence ATGGATGAAGTGAAAAAATGGCATAATGTTTGTAAGGCTAAAGAAATAGTTGAAATATTAAATAAAAAGCATTACAAAGCTCAGTATGTTGAAACTATAGACGAAGCAAAAAAACTGCTTTTTAGCATGATAGAGGAAGGAAGCAGTGTCGCCCTTGGAGGTTCAACTACATTAACTCAAATGAATGTTGTTGAAACATTAAGAAATGGAAATTATAAATTTTTTGATAGATATCAAGATTTACCATTTGATCCAGATATAATAGAAATTCACAGAAAGTCTTTGAGTGCAGACTATTTAATAAGTAGCACAAATGCAATAACTAAAAATGGTGAGCTAGTAAATACAGATTGCACGGGGAACAGGATTGCACCTATGATATTTGGTGCTAAAAATGTAATTATTGTTTCTGGAGTAAATAAGATAGTTGAAAATTTGGACTCAGCAATGAAAAGAATACGAGAAATTGCACCGATGAATGCAAAGAGAATAAAACATGAAACTCCTTGTGCTGAACTTGGATATTGTGTTGACTGTGACTGCAAGAAGAGAATGTGTAATTTTACAAGCATAATTCATAATGGAATTAAGTTTGAGGGAAGAATAAAAATTATTATTATTGCTGATGAATGTGGTTATTAA
- the pfkB gene encoding 1-phosphofructokinase, giving the protein MINTITLNPSLDYVVKVDSFKADALNRINSEQIYAGGKGINVSIVLKNLGVDNTALGYVAGFTGDEILRQIKDHNVDCDFVKLESGMSRINVKLKSDGETEINGAGPDISEKDLESLYEKINKLGKGDFLILSGSIPKSVPDDIYERIMKSLLDKEVEFIVDATKDLLLKVLKYRPFLIKPNHHELAEMFNVELKNDEDIIAYGKKLQEMGAKNVLISMAGDGAILLPENGEPIKREVPKGILKNSVGAGDSMVAGFLCGYLKNKDLDEAFKMGIATGSASAFSEELATKEEVENLLLQMK; this is encoded by the coding sequence ATGATTAATACTATAACTTTAAATCCTTCATTAGATTATGTTGTTAAAGTGGATAGTTTTAAAGCAGATGCTTTAAATAGAATTAACAGTGAACAAATTTATGCAGGTGGAAAAGGTATAAATGTATCAATTGTTTTAAAAAACTTAGGCGTTGATAATACTGCATTAGGGTATGTAGCAGGATTTACAGGTGATGAAATATTAAGACAGATAAAAGATCATAATGTTGACTGTGATTTTGTTAAACTTGAAAGTGGTATGTCAAGAATAAATGTTAAGCTTAAAAGTGATGGAGAAACAGAAATAAATGGTGCAGGTCCAGACATAAGCGAAAAGGATTTAGAATCTCTTTATGAAAAGATAAATAAGCTTGGAAAAGGTGATTTTTTAATATTGTCAGGAAGCATTCCAAAGAGTGTACCAGATGATATTTATGAAAGAATAATGAAAAGTCTTTTAGATAAAGAAGTTGAGTTTATTGTAGATGCTACAAAAGATTTATTATTAAAAGTCTTAAAATATAGACCATTTTTAATAAAGCCTAATCATCATGAGTTGGCAGAAATGTTTAATGTGGAATTAAAAAATGATGAAGATATAATAGCATATGGAAAAAAACTTCAGGAAATGGGAGCCAAAAATGTCTTAATATCAATGGCAGGAGATGGCGCAATATTATTACCTGAAAATGGAGAACCAATAAAGAGAGAAGTACCTAAGGGAATTTTAAAAAATTCAGTAGGTGCCGGAGATTCAATGGTTGCAGGATTTTTATGTGGGTATCTAAAAAATAAAGATTTAGATGAAGCATTTAAAATGGGAATAGCAACAGGAAGTGCTAGTGCTTTCTCAGAAGAACTTGCAACAAAAGAAGAAGTAGAAAATTTATTATTACAAATGAAATAA
- a CDS encoding DeoR/GlpR family DNA-binding transcription regulator: protein MFTEERYNIILQELNAKGIVSVTELVELLDASESTIRRDLNSLHNDGMLKKIHGGAISIGDNTSKHDYKVNVRKTLNTEEKHQLAKYAGSLIENDDVIYLDAGTTTEAMIDYIQSDRILVVTNGIVHAKKLLEKGVKTFILGGEVKAVTEAIVGSSAVDDLKKYNFSKGFFGTNGVSNKSGYTTPDVNEAMVKREAIKRCMESYILADESKLDEVSFITFANISDSTLITSKTNGNSNYDTKVIGVE, encoded by the coding sequence ATGTTTACAGAGGAAAGATATAATATCATTCTTCAAGAATTAAATGCTAAAGGGATTGTTTCAGTAACTGAACTAGTTGAGCTGCTTGATGCATCAGAATCTACTATAAGAAGAGATTTGAATTCCCTTCATAATGATGGAATGCTTAAAAAAATTCATGGAGGAGCAATTTCAATTGGTGATAACACTTCTAAACATGATTATAAAGTTAATGTAAGAAAGACTTTGAATACAGAAGAAAAACATCAGCTTGCAAAATACGCAGGCAGTCTTATAGAAAATGATGATGTAATATATTTAGATGCAGGAACTACTACTGAAGCAATGATTGATTACATTCAAAGTGATAGGATTCTTGTAGTTACTAATGGTATAGTCCATGCAAAAAAACTTCTAGAAAAGGGAGTAAAGACCTTCATATTAGGTGGTGAAGTTAAAGCTGTAACTGAAGCAATAGTTGGAAGCAGTGCTGTGGACGACCTTAAAAAATATAATTTTTCAAAAGGTTTTTTTGGGACAAATGGTGTAAGTAACAAAAGTGGATATACAACTCCCGATGTTAATGAAGCAATGGTTAAAAGAGAAGCAATAAAAAGATGTATGGAATCTTACATACTAGCAGATGAATCAAAACTTGATGAAGTGAGCTTTATAACATTTGCAAATATAAGTGATTCTACACTAATAACAAGTAAAACAAACGGGAATAGTAATTATGATACTAAAGTGATAGGAGTGGAATAA